The following are encoded together in the Bradyrhizobium sp. CCGUVB1N3 genome:
- a CDS encoding sugar-binding transcriptional regulator, whose product MIKTLQRNVTPPRIKRRALSIPAEFDSDPVVWAAWLYYEEGMTQEEVADQLGVSRASVVNFLQEARDRNIVTIAVSSRHLQTIGLAREVANAYGLSNCLVVPDDGGRLPVHERIGMAGARLLIERLQPDDVLGVSWGRTVQALSAALPEMKLPGVTVAQITGCSIGTTEFSPELCTSNIANKLGARCVNLHAPGIVSTAQIKRLFMQEPALVETFKIIRSSNKVLFGVGSVDDAGTAMRSGYMTAEKIAPYLARGAVGVVSGRFIDREGKPLLGALDNQMIGLTLDEIAKVPERICIAGGTDKIDAVYAALNNNYATILVTDVATAKALVPRSGRSPRTGVSRRP is encoded by the coding sequence ATGATCAAGACGCTGCAACGCAATGTGACGCCGCCGCGGATCAAGCGCAGGGCGCTGTCGATTCCCGCCGAGTTCGACAGTGATCCCGTCGTCTGGGCGGCCTGGCTGTATTACGAAGAGGGCATGACGCAGGAGGAGGTCGCCGATCAGCTCGGCGTCTCGCGCGCCTCGGTGGTGAACTTTCTTCAGGAGGCGCGCGACCGCAACATCGTCACCATCGCGGTCTCCTCGCGTCACTTGCAGACCATCGGCCTCGCGCGCGAAGTGGCCAACGCCTACGGGCTCTCCAATTGTCTGGTCGTGCCTGATGACGGAGGCCGGCTGCCGGTCCACGAGCGGATCGGCATGGCGGGGGCGCGATTGCTGATCGAGCGGCTCCAGCCGGACGATGTGCTCGGTGTTTCCTGGGGGCGCACGGTGCAGGCGCTGTCGGCGGCGTTGCCCGAGATGAAGCTGCCCGGCGTGACAGTGGCCCAGATCACCGGCTGTTCGATCGGCACGACGGAATTCTCGCCGGAGCTGTGCACCTCCAACATCGCCAACAAGCTCGGCGCACGCTGCGTCAATCTGCACGCGCCCGGCATCGTCTCGACGGCGCAGATCAAGCGGCTGTTCATGCAGGAGCCGGCGCTCGTCGAGACGTTCAAGATCATCCGCTCGAGCAACAAGGTGCTGTTCGGCGTCGGCAGCGTGGACGATGCCGGCACGGCAATGCGCAGCGGCTACATGACGGCAGAAAAGATCGCGCCGTATCTCGCGCGAGGCGCGGTCGGCGTGGTGAGCGGGCGCTTCATCGACCGCGAAGGCAAGCCGCTGCTGGGCGCGCTCGACAACCAGATGATCGGCCTGACTCTCGACGAGATCGCCAAGGTGCCGGAACGGATCTGCATTGCCGGAGGCACCGACAAGATCGACGCCGTGTATGCGGCGCTCAACAACAACTACGCGACGATACTGGTCACGGACGTGGCGACGGCGAAAGCGCTGGTGCCGCGTTCGGGCCGGTCTCCCCGAACTGGAGTGTCACGCCGGCCCTAG
- a CDS encoding carbohydrate ABC transporter permease produces the protein MVSQQVSTLAVDVPVSDPVRRRVWPRFLTSEHPFPWLAPITALILAFGVYPLLYALWLSFFKRNPITRMNVFNPTWNWGKLIADERVWGAIGHTYLYTTAALVIELSLGLAIALLLDSDRKGYGLLRALMTLPLVVPPAVTGMMFLLMLDGSFGVLSTGLVSLGLWPPQHPILASGSTALAGVLLADIWQWTPFMVLIMLAGLRALPKEPFEAAAIDGATTSQAFFHLTLPMLSRIIALAVLIRGVDLFRIYDYVKVMTDSGPGTATETLTSYAGTIYFKNADFPYASTISLFTLFLVIVTSSIFIKLFRVRF, from the coding sequence ATGGTTTCGCAGCAGGTTTCAACTCTGGCCGTAGACGTGCCGGTATCGGACCCGGTGCGCCGCCGTGTCTGGCCACGATTCCTGACCTCCGAACATCCGTTCCCCTGGTTGGCGCCGATTACGGCGCTGATCCTCGCGTTCGGCGTCTATCCGTTGCTGTACGCGCTGTGGCTTTCGTTCTTCAAGCGCAACCCGATCACCCGGATGAACGTCTTCAATCCGACCTGGAATTGGGGAAAGCTCATTGCCGACGAACGGGTGTGGGGCGCTATCGGCCACACCTATCTGTACACGACCGCCGCACTGGTCATCGAACTCTCGCTCGGGCTCGCCATCGCATTGCTGCTCGACAGCGATCGCAAAGGCTATGGGCTGCTGCGGGCACTGATGACGCTACCCCTGGTGGTGCCGCCGGCCGTCACCGGCATGATGTTTCTCCTGATGCTGGATGGATCGTTCGGCGTGCTGAGCACGGGGCTGGTCTCGCTTGGGCTGTGGCCACCGCAGCATCCGATACTGGCTTCGGGCAGCACGGCGCTGGCCGGCGTTCTGCTGGCCGATATCTGGCAGTGGACGCCCTTCATGGTGCTGATCATGCTGGCCGGTCTGCGCGCCCTGCCAAAGGAGCCCTTCGAGGCCGCGGCAATCGACGGTGCAACCACGAGCCAGGCCTTCTTCCATCTCACGCTGCCGATGCTCTCCAGGATCATCGCGCTCGCGGTTCTGATCCGCGGCGTCGATCTGTTCCGCATCTACGATTACGTGAAGGTGATGACGGACAGCGGGCCGGGCACCGCGACCGAGACGCTGACCTCCTATGCCGGCACGATCTACTTCAAGAATGCCGACTTCCCCTACGCATCGACGATCTCCCTGTTCACGCTGTTCCTGGTGATCGTCACCTCCAGCATCTTCATCAAGCTGTTCAGGGTGCGCTTCTGA
- a CDS encoding carbohydrate ABC transporter permease → MQETFWQARLRDVAAVLVVGVFMFPLFWWALTSFKPTSAIFDKDEIVWFNFKPTLVNYAVTMFGKSRAELAIESGNTFGIGGASSYDSRQTIVDSLIVAVGATALTVLLAVMAAYALSRMRFRWRQAYLNWILSQRFMPPIAIIVPVVFMFHYMSLLDTRLGLIIVDTLINLPIAVLLMKSFYDDVPVDVDEAAMIDGATRLQIFWRVVLPMVRGGVAATAVLCFIFAWTEFLLSLFLTNSIRTLPVKITTFVTSTGSEWGFIAALGTTAVIPSFIFILLVQKQLVRGLTLGSLKE, encoded by the coding sequence ATGCAGGAAACATTCTGGCAGGCGCGCTTGCGCGATGTGGCGGCGGTCCTGGTGGTCGGCGTCTTCATGTTTCCGCTGTTCTGGTGGGCGCTGACGTCGTTCAAGCCGACGTCTGCGATCTTCGACAAAGACGAGATCGTCTGGTTCAATTTCAAGCCGACGCTGGTCAACTATGCCGTGACCATGTTCGGAAAGTCGCGGGCCGAGCTCGCGATCGAGTCAGGCAACACGTTCGGGATAGGGGGAGCGAGCTCCTACGACAGCCGCCAGACCATCGTCGATTCGTTGATCGTTGCTGTGGGGGCGACGGCGTTGACGGTCCTGCTGGCGGTGATGGCGGCCTACGCGCTGTCGCGGATGCGCTTCCGATGGCGACAGGCCTATCTGAACTGGATTCTGTCGCAGCGCTTCATGCCGCCGATCGCCATCATCGTGCCGGTGGTCTTCATGTTTCACTACATGTCGCTGCTCGACACGCGGCTTGGCCTCATCATCGTGGACACGCTGATCAACCTGCCGATCGCGGTGCTCCTGATGAAGTCGTTCTACGACGACGTTCCCGTCGACGTCGACGAGGCCGCAATGATCGATGGCGCCACGCGGCTACAAATCTTCTGGCGCGTCGTCCTGCCGATGGTGCGGGGCGGAGTCGCGGCGACCGCCGTCCTTTGTTTCATCTTCGCGTGGACCGAGTTCCTGCTGTCGCTGTTCCTGACCAATTCGATACGAACGTTGCCCGTCAAGATCACGACCTTCGTCACCTCGACCGGATCGGAATGGGGCTTCATCGCGGCACTCGGCACAACGGCCGTGATCCCGAGCTTCATCTTCATCTTGCTTGTCCAGAAGCAGCTTGTCCGTGGCCTAACCCTCGGATCCCTCAAGGAGTAG
- a CDS encoding ABC transporter substrate-binding protein gives MSFKKFDQQTFIIDTANAYTNRQISKRDFLRKMGLAGVGFSAFSLGMLGNPRGLRRGNLIGTQAYADGLPDNQAKWLKEVGSKFKGAKIRYSTESTPPSVVLNQIKKEFTDPTGIEVEVEIVPLEQVLAKATQDVQGQLGSYDLYYLDQSWISMFQPDCVDPVAYYKEKPELAMPDFDWDDFSKPLVDNVAKVNGQWMGIPFDIPLFTLMYRKDILEKHKIAVPTTYEDFLAAARQISEAEKSNGIFGTGLQAKSGHYSLECDWSQAVWGHGGSIFNKNKKFSGNDEQGIAGLKWYQELLKISPPNSTASTWDGQFEMMHSGQVALVQSWDEFFPGLDADDSKVKGLWEPAKPLTAKKLRPASTSNRILAIRADRAFRCRNIRRTRKPHGSSCSGAAARRS, from the coding sequence ATGAGTTTCAAGAAGTTCGATCAGCAGACTTTCATCATCGATACGGCGAACGCCTACACCAACAGGCAAATCTCCAAGCGCGACTTCCTGCGCAAGATGGGACTGGCGGGCGTCGGCTTTTCCGCCTTCAGTCTTGGCATGCTCGGCAATCCGCGCGGCTTGCGCAGGGGCAACCTCATCGGCACGCAAGCCTATGCCGACGGGCTGCCGGACAACCAGGCCAAATGGCTGAAGGAAGTCGGCAGCAAGTTCAAGGGCGCAAAGATCCGCTATTCGACCGAGTCGACGCCGCCGTCGGTCGTGCTGAACCAGATCAAGAAGGAGTTCACCGATCCGACCGGCATCGAGGTCGAGGTCGAAATCGTGCCGCTGGAGCAGGTGCTCGCCAAGGCGACGCAGGACGTGCAGGGGCAGCTCGGCTCCTACGATCTCTATTATCTCGATCAATCCTGGATCTCGATGTTCCAGCCGGACTGCGTCGATCCGGTCGCCTACTACAAGGAGAAGCCTGAGCTTGCGATGCCCGATTTCGATTGGGACGATTTCTCCAAGCCGCTGGTCGACAATGTCGCGAAGGTCAACGGGCAGTGGATGGGGATTCCCTTCGACATCCCGCTCTTCACGCTGATGTACCGCAAGGACATCCTGGAGAAGCACAAGATCGCGGTGCCAACGACCTACGAGGACTTCCTCGCTGCCGCAAGGCAGATCTCCGAAGCCGAGAAGAGCAATGGCATCTTCGGTACGGGCCTGCAGGCCAAATCCGGGCACTATTCACTCGAATGCGACTGGAGCCAGGCTGTTTGGGGGCATGGCGGCTCGATCTTCAACAAGAACAAGAAATTCTCGGGCAATGACGAGCAGGGCATTGCCGGTCTGAAGTGGTACCAGGAGCTCTTGAAGATCTCGCCGCCGAATTCGACGGCATCGACCTGGGACGGCCAGTTTGAAATGATGCATTCCGGCCAGGTCGCGCTGGTGCAGAGCTGGGACGAATTCTTCCCGGGGCTCGATGCCGACGACTCCAAGGTCAAGGGTCTCTGGGAGCCGGCCAAGCCGCTCACGGCCAAGAAGCTTCGTCCGGCTTCAACGAGCAACCGAATCTTGGCCATCAGGGCGGATCGTGCATTTCGTTGTCGAAATATTCGAAGAACAAGGAAGCCGCATGGATCTTCATGCAGTGGGGCTGCTGCAAGGAGATCATGA
- a CDS encoding FGGY-family carbohydrate kinase, translating to MTKDLVIGIDSSTSATKAIAWDRSGRAVAEGRKTIGLANPQPGYFEQDPDEWWDSTAAALRRITDQVGASRIAAVAISNQRETFSAFTEEGTAIRPGMTWLDERARPQVVRFGKSFGAERVHAISGKPLDVLPCLYRIIWMAEQEPEIFARAARFAEVHGFLTYRLTGQWRTSTASADPTGLLDMESNVWSADILDAIGIATERLPLLTRPGVQTGEVTYTAAAITGLSVGTPVVAGGGDGQCAGTGAGVTSPGSAYINLGTAVVSGSYGRRYAYDRAFRTEKAVCDDGYIYEQCIRTGTFLVDWMAREMFAADPAAQQSIFKALEAEAASCPIGAGGVVVLPYWLGCMTPYWDPYARGVIAGLSGSTRRGAIYRALLEGIALEVAAQIERIVSVTGSEIRQLSAIGGGSDSDLWLQILADTSGRSVLRSTAREASSLGAAIAAAKGAGWYGTIAEASAAMTRPPAKTFQPDPKSVVRYSELRAIHADLWPRLLDWNARLASFAEGAQS from the coding sequence ATGACCAAAGACCTGGTGATCGGTATCGATAGTTCGACTTCGGCAACCAAGGCGATCGCCTGGGACCGAAGCGGGCGTGCCGTTGCGGAGGGACGCAAGACCATCGGCCTTGCCAATCCGCAACCGGGATATTTCGAGCAGGACCCGGACGAGTGGTGGGATTCGACGGCAGCGGCGTTGCGCCGCATTACCGATCAGGTTGGGGCCTCGCGCATTGCCGCCGTGGCGATCTCGAACCAACGGGAGACGTTCAGCGCCTTTACGGAAGAGGGGACCGCGATCAGGCCGGGCATGACCTGGCTCGACGAGCGGGCGCGGCCCCAGGTCGTGCGCTTCGGCAAATCGTTTGGCGCCGAGCGCGTTCACGCCATTTCCGGCAAACCGCTTGATGTCCTGCCGTGCCTTTACCGTATCATCTGGATGGCGGAACAGGAGCCGGAGATCTTTGCACGCGCCGCACGGTTTGCCGAGGTCCATGGCTTTCTGACCTATCGCTTGACCGGCCAATGGCGGACGTCGACGGCTTCGGCCGATCCGACCGGCCTGCTCGACATGGAGAGCAACGTCTGGTCGGCCGACATCCTCGACGCCATAGGCATTGCGACCGAAAGGCTTCCGCTCCTCACGCGCCCGGGAGTGCAGACGGGCGAAGTTACGTACACCGCGGCCGCGATCACCGGCTTGTCCGTCGGGACGCCCGTCGTCGCCGGCGGGGGGGACGGCCAGTGTGCCGGCACGGGCGCCGGCGTGACGTCGCCGGGCAGCGCCTACATCAATCTAGGGACGGCGGTCGTTTCGGGAAGTTATGGCCGTAGATACGCTTATGACCGCGCCTTTCGCACCGAGAAGGCCGTATGTGACGACGGCTACATCTACGAGCAGTGCATCCGTACCGGAACGTTCCTGGTCGATTGGATGGCACGCGAGATGTTTGCGGCCGATCCGGCGGCGCAACAGAGCATCTTCAAGGCGCTGGAAGCCGAAGCTGCGAGTTGCCCAATCGGCGCGGGCGGGGTCGTGGTGTTGCCATACTGGCTCGGCTGCATGACGCCCTATTGGGATCCCTATGCGCGTGGCGTGATCGCGGGATTGTCAGGCTCGACCCGGCGCGGCGCAATCTATCGTGCGCTGCTGGAAGGCATAGCGCTGGAGGTTGCCGCCCAGATCGAACGGATCGTGTCGGTCACGGGGAGCGAGATTCGGCAGCTTTCAGCCATTGGTGGCGGTTCGGACAGTGATCTCTGGCTCCAGATCTTGGCCGATACATCGGGCCGCTCGGTTCTGCGCTCGACGGCGCGGGAGGCATCGTCTCTCGGTGCCGCGATCGCAGCGGCCAAGGGGGCGGGCTGGTACGGAACAATCGCTGAAGCCTCCGCAGCAATGACGCGGCCGCCGGCCAAGACGTTCCAGCCCGACCCCAAGAGCGTGGTTCGCTACTCCGAGCTCCGCGCGATCCACGCCGATCTCTGGCCGAGGCTTCTCGATTGGAACGCCCGGCTTGCATCCTTTGCCGAGGGCGCGCAGTCATGA
- a CDS encoding HAD hydrolase family protein, translating to MKPIASFPAETARRIVCVLTDIDDTLTTDGQLPAAAYAALENLRGAGLSVVPVTGRPAGWCDMIARFWPVDGVIGENGAFYFRHDPVARKMIRKFIATEAERAANRRRLLALGERILSEVPGAAISSDQLYREADLAIDVCEDVPPLSRAAVDKIVFLFESAGGIAKVSSIHVNGWFGRYDKLAMTRIFVRERLGLDLDEARDRIVFCGDSPNDAPMFGFFPYACGVANVHDFEGAMAATPAFIASKRGAEGFVEIADRILSARARA from the coding sequence ATGAAGCCCATTGCAAGTTTTCCCGCGGAGACCGCGCGCCGCATCGTCTGCGTATTGACCGATATCGACGATACGCTGACCACCGACGGCCAGCTTCCCGCGGCGGCTTACGCAGCACTCGAAAATCTCCGTGGTGCCGGCCTCTCGGTGGTTCCGGTGACCGGCCGCCCGGCGGGCTGGTGCGATATGATCGCACGGTTCTGGCCTGTCGACGGAGTGATCGGCGAGAACGGCGCGTTCTATTTCCGGCACGATCCTGTGGCTCGGAAAATGATCAGAAAATTCATCGCAACCGAAGCCGAGCGCGCCGCCAACCGCCGCAGGTTGCTGGCACTCGGCGAAAGGATTCTCTCTGAAGTGCCGGGTGCGGCGATCTCGTCCGACCAACTTTATCGCGAAGCGGACCTTGCGATCGATGTATGCGAGGACGTCCCACCCTTGTCGCGCGCAGCCGTCGACAAGATCGTTTTCCTGTTCGAGAGTGCGGGCGGCATCGCCAAGGTCTCTTCCATCCACGTCAATGGATGGTTCGGTCGCTACGACAAGCTGGCGATGACCAGGATCTTTGTGCGCGAGAGGCTCGGGCTCGATCTCGACGAGGCGAGGGACCGCATCGTGTTCTGCGGCGACAGCCCCAACGATGCTCCGATGTTCGGATTCTTTCCCTACGCCTGCGGCGTTGCGAACGTACACGATTTCGAGGGAGCGATGGCCGCAACTCCTGCCTTCATCGCAAGCAAGCGGGGGGCTGAGGGCTTCGTCGAGATTGCGGACAGAATATTGTCCGCGAGGGCACGCGCGTAG
- a CDS encoding ABC transporter ATP-binding protein — MASVTISNVRKSYGGFEVLHGIDLSIANGEFVVLLGPSGCGKSTLLRMIAGLEPITSGQISIGSVVVNGLHPKDRDIAMVFQNYALYAHLSVFDNMAFSMQLKKLPKDEIRHKVEWAASILNLTDYLDRQPRQLSGGQRQRVAMGRAIVRDPSVFLFDEPLSNLDAKLRVQMRTEIKELHHKLCTTTVYVTHDQIEAMTMADTIVVLRDGHIEQIGRPLEIYDRPANLFVAEFIGSPSMNFLSGEIATDAGRLVLRSNGVTLPLPSNANVRAGQAVTYGIRPEHLRPGSDGLGIPARVSIVEPTGPEIHIYAEMGTQEVCAITQERLELGPGDEITLVPALDRIRLFDPATGLVINAPHDVGARDLMRA; from the coding sequence ATGGCATCGGTCACCATCAGCAATGTGCGCAAGTCCTACGGCGGATTCGAGGTGCTGCACGGCATCGATCTTTCCATCGCCAACGGTGAATTCGTCGTGCTTCTGGGACCGTCCGGCTGCGGCAAGTCGACATTGCTACGGATGATCGCGGGGCTCGAGCCGATCACATCCGGGCAGATCAGCATTGGAAGCGTGGTGGTCAATGGACTGCATCCGAAAGACCGAGATATTGCGATGGTGTTCCAGAACTACGCGCTCTATGCGCATTTGAGCGTATTCGACAACATGGCGTTCTCGATGCAGCTCAAGAAGCTTCCGAAGGACGAAATCCGGCACAAGGTGGAGTGGGCGGCCTCGATCCTCAATCTTACAGACTATCTGGACCGCCAGCCGCGGCAATTGTCCGGCGGCCAACGCCAGCGTGTTGCGATGGGGCGGGCCATCGTACGCGATCCGTCCGTATTCCTGTTCGACGAGCCGCTGTCGAACCTCGACGCGAAGCTGCGCGTGCAGATGCGAACGGAGATCAAGGAACTTCATCACAAGCTCTGCACGACAACCGTCTATGTGACCCACGACCAGATCGAGGCCATGACCATGGCCGACACGATCGTGGTCTTGCGTGACGGACATATCGAGCAGATCGGCAGGCCGTTGGAAATCTACGATCGTCCGGCAAACCTGTTCGTCGCCGAGTTCATCGGGTCGCCTTCGATGAACTTCCTGTCCGGTGAGATCGCCACTGACGCGGGACGGCTGGTGCTGCGCTCCAACGGCGTGACCCTGCCGTTGCCTTCGAATGCAAACGTGAGAGCGGGGCAGGCCGTGACATACGGAATCCGGCCGGAGCACCTGCGGCCGGGTTCTGACGGCCTTGGTATCCCCGCCAGGGTTTCTATCGTCGAGCCGACAGGCCCCGAGATTCATATCTACGCGGAGATGGGTACGCAGGAGGTTTGCGCCATTACGCAAGAACGTCTCGAGCTAGGTCCTGGTGACGAGATCACCCTGGTCCCTGCACTCGACAGGATCAGGCTGTTCGACCCGGCAACGGGCCTCGTCATCAACGCTCCGCATGACGTCGGGGCGCGCGACCTGATGCGAGCCTAG
- a CDS encoding choline dehydrogenase: protein MVDYVIVGAGSAGCVLANRLSADPEHEVVLLEAGGKDSNPFIRMPAGYLALMKSGSVDWHYHTDPQPHMDNRVMYWPRGKVLGGSSSINGMVYIRGHASDYDMWAQLGNRGWSYSDCLPYFIRSEGREAGADEYHGGDGPLRTSRLPELTHPLTKAWFEAGTQAGFRATDDFNGAELEGFGPVDSTIADNQRASAARCYLHPVLDRPNLKVITKALASRILVERGRAVGVEYIKDNRVHTLRAEREVILSGGAINSPQLLQLSGIGDGDHLRSLGIDVVHELKGVGQNLQDHLACGVKQRCTQPISFLKHTKPLGATKAFIQYVLTKTGPATSHGLEAMAFLKSQPDLVAPDLQYFLVLLIYSDHGRKIANEHGFMAYFNIARPESRGRIMIRSADPRQHPSIQPNYLEAQKDVLNMRDGIRIGRDIIAQKAFDPYRGEEYGPGSRAKSDADVDSYVRQTAETIYHPVGTCKMGADPLAVVDDRLCVHGVGGLRVIDASIMPRLVSGNTNAPTIMIAEKGADAILGCQSKATRTKPQ, encoded by the coding sequence ATGGTGGACTACGTTATCGTCGGCGCCGGATCGGCCGGATGCGTCCTGGCAAATCGCTTGTCGGCGGATCCGGAGCACGAGGTTGTTCTGCTCGAGGCCGGCGGCAAGGATAGCAATCCCTTCATCCGCATGCCGGCGGGATATCTTGCGCTCATGAAATCCGGCAGCGTCGATTGGCATTACCATACCGACCCTCAGCCTCATATGGACAACCGGGTCATGTATTGGCCGCGCGGAAAAGTGCTCGGAGGATCGAGCTCCATCAATGGAATGGTCTACATCCGCGGCCACGCCTCCGACTACGACATGTGGGCTCAGTTGGGCAATCGCGGCTGGTCCTACAGCGATTGCCTGCCATACTTCATTCGTTCGGAAGGGCGGGAAGCCGGCGCCGACGAATATCATGGCGGTGATGGTCCTTTGCGGACTAGCCGGCTGCCGGAGTTGACGCATCCGCTGACGAAGGCGTGGTTCGAGGCCGGGACGCAGGCGGGATTTCGCGCGACGGATGATTTCAACGGCGCCGAGCTGGAAGGCTTCGGCCCCGTCGACAGCACGATCGCCGACAACCAGCGCGCCAGCGCGGCCCGGTGCTATCTGCATCCGGTCCTGGATCGTCCCAATCTCAAGGTGATTACGAAAGCGCTCGCGTCACGCATCCTGGTGGAACGCGGCCGCGCCGTCGGCGTCGAGTACATCAAGGACAATCGGGTTCACACATTGAGAGCCGAACGCGAGGTGATCCTGTCCGGCGGCGCCATCAACTCGCCGCAACTGCTTCAGTTGTCGGGCATCGGCGATGGAGACCACCTCCGTTCGCTCGGCATCGACGTCGTTCACGAATTGAAGGGCGTCGGGCAGAATTTGCAGGATCATCTCGCCTGCGGGGTGAAGCAGCGTTGCACCCAGCCCATTTCGTTTCTCAAGCACACCAAACCGTTGGGCGCGACCAAGGCCTTTATCCAGTACGTGCTCACCAAGACAGGTCCGGCGACGTCGCACGGCCTCGAGGCGATGGCGTTTCTCAAATCGCAGCCTGATCTTGTCGCTCCGGACCTGCAGTATTTCTTGGTGCTCCTGATCTACAGCGACCATGGCCGCAAGATCGCGAACGAACATGGCTTCATGGCGTACTTCAATATCGCGCGCCCCGAAAGCCGCGGCAGGATCATGATCAGATCGGCAGATCCGCGGCAGCATCCATCGATTCAACCGAACTACCTGGAAGCGCAAAAAGATGTCCTCAACATGCGCGATGGCATAAGGATCGGTCGGGACATTATCGCGCAGAAGGCGTTCGACCCATATCGTGGTGAAGAGTATGGTCCTGGCTCCCGGGCGAAGTCGGATGCGGACGTCGACAGCTATGTTCGGCAAACTGCCGAAACCATCTATCACCCCGTCGGCACCTGCAAGATGGGGGCGGACCCGCTTGCCGTCGTTGACGATCGGCTTTGTGTCCATGGTGTTGGAGGGCTGCGGGTGATCGATGCGTCCATCATGCCGCGGCTGGTTTCGGGCAATACAAATGCGCCGACGATCATGATCGCGGAGAAGGGGGCCGACGCTATCCTTGGCTGCCAGTCGAAAGCGACACGTACCAAGCCGCAGTAG